A stretch of the Thermofilum adornatum genome encodes the following:
- a CDS encoding type II toxin-antitoxin system HicB family antitoxin has translation MARKLRFTIILRREEEGGYSAQCLELPGCISEGETREEALENIKEAIRGYLEAFPEEAEKLKEEKELVEIVV, from the coding sequence ATGGCTAGAAAGTTGAGGTTTACTATTATTTTGAGGAGGGAGGAGGAGGGCGGGTATTCTGCTCAGTGTTTGGAGTTGCCTGGATGTATTAGTGAGGGTGAGACTAGGGAGGAGGCACTTGAAAACATAAAGGAAGCTATCAGGGGCTATCTTGAGGCTTTCCCGGAGGAGGCAGAGAAACTAAAAGAAGAGAAGGAGCTGGTCGAGATAGTTGTCTAG
- a CDS encoding PaREP1 family protein: MELELVLSREIKKKLGEVSVKMEISIEGLALDAFKGMNEGMDPAERAELYLRLSEKYLKDGEELLAKGDCVQASEKLWGSAALMVKALAASRSVSVSSHGELFSYVRRLGEELGSPELRRLFSVASTLHQNFYENWLSGDVVREYAEDVKQLVWELKKLVRF, encoded by the coding sequence TTGGAGCTGGAGCTTGTTTTGTCCAGGGAGATTAAGAAAAAGCTTGGGGAAGTGTCTGTGAAGATGGAGATCAGTATTGAGGGGCTCGCCTTGGATGCATTCAAGGGAATGAATGAAGGGATGGATCCTGCCGAGAGGGCAGAACTATATTTAAGGCTCTCTGAGAAGTATCTCAAGGACGGAGAGGAGCTGTTAGCTAAGGGGGACTGTGTTCAGGCTTCTGAGAAGCTTTGGGGCTCGGCGGCGCTTATGGTTAAGGCTCTTGCGGCTAGTAGGAGTGTCTCGGTCTCTTCTCATGGCGAGCTATTTAGCTATGTTAGGAGGCTGGGCGAAGAGCTGGGGAGCCCCGAGCTCAGGAGGCTCTTCTCTGTGGCTAGCACGTTGCACCAGAATTTCTATGAGAATTGGCTGAGTGGGGACGTTGTAAGAGAGTACGCGGAGGACGTGAAGCAGTTAGTTTGGGAGCTCAAGAAGCTGGTAAGATTCTAG
- a CDS encoding ATP-binding protein produces the protein MGFLREITEEYLGALRYVKEVPRDVELPVGRDIVALVGPRRAGKTFLMLRHAKDLLDSGKQALYVSFDEFQFRGIDARKLAEMAREEYPSGEVYLFLDEVQEWEGWDSKLRWLHDVKDFFLYVTGSSSVLQSSEIPSRLRGRYVSVLLLPFSFREVSRQEKVDVVTFRERGAIRALLNDYMTWGGFPEVWIYRSREKLVSLLETMFYRDVMERHRVRDTAVFLEVARLVISSYSCPVTWHSIRRALKSSGVNIDVKTVMSYVEYMRQAYLVFLVKRFTYSDREALAAPKKIYLVDPGIATLLEKPMDKGRRAENLVFLELVRRGYEPYYYVTRSGKEVDFVTKKEKMIVEVALEDWEKHVGKVAEAARELGVNEATIITWDAEGEEKVGNRRVTIVPLWKWLLQETTKNKP, from the coding sequence ATGGGTTTCCTTAGAGAGATAACTGAGGAGTACCTGGGGGCGCTTAGGTATGTGAAGGAGGTTCCGAGGGACGTGGAGCTTCCCGTTGGTAGGGATATTGTTGCGCTTGTTGGGCCGAGGAGGGCTGGAAAGACGTTTTTGATGTTGAGGCATGCTAAGGACTTGCTGGACTCTGGGAAGCAGGCCCTCTACGTTTCGTTTGACGAGTTTCAGTTTCGAGGGATTGATGCTAGGAAGCTTGCCGAGATGGCTAGAGAGGAGTATCCTAGTGGCGAGGTCTACTTGTTTCTTGACGAGGTTCAGGAGTGGGAGGGCTGGGACAGCAAGCTTCGCTGGCTACATGACGTGAAGGATTTCTTTTTGTATGTTACTGGGTCTTCGTCTGTTCTTCAGTCTTCTGAGATTCCGAGCAGGCTTAGGGGGCGTTATGTTTCTGTTCTTCTTCTCCCTTTTTCGTTTCGGGAGGTTTCTCGACAGGAGAAAGTTGACGTTGTAACTTTTAGGGAGAGGGGTGCTATTAGGGCACTGCTCAACGATTACATGACGTGGGGAGGCTTTCCTGAGGTTTGGATTTATAGGAGTAGGGAGAAGCTTGTCTCCCTGCTGGAGACGATGTTCTATAGGGATGTGATGGAGAGGCATAGGGTAAGGGATACCGCTGTTTTCTTGGAGGTTGCACGTCTCGTTATCTCTAGCTATTCGTGTCCTGTGACGTGGCACTCGATTCGCAGGGCTTTGAAGTCTTCCGGGGTCAATATTGATGTGAAGACTGTTATGAGCTATGTGGAGTACATGAGGCAGGCCTACCTGGTTTTTCTCGTCAAGAGGTTCACGTATTCTGATAGGGAGGCCTTGGCGGCGCCTAAAAAGATATACCTCGTGGATCCGGGCATAGCCACGCTCCTAGAGAAGCCAATGGACAAGGGTAGGAGGGCTGAGAACCTTGTCTTCCTGGAGCTCGTGAGGAGGGGATACGAGCCGTACTACTATGTAACGAGGAGCGGCAAGGAGGTTGACTTCGTAACGAAAAAGGAAAAAATGATTGTCGAGGTTGCTCTAGAGGACTGGGAGAAACATGTCGGAAAGGTTGCTGAAGCCGCGAGGGAGCTGGGGGTCAACGAGGCCACGATAATTACATGGGATGCAGAGGGAGAAGAAAAGGTTGGGAACCGCAGGGTAACAATAGTTCCTCTATGGAAGTGGTTGCTCCAAGAAACAACAAAAAACAAACCATAG
- a CDS encoding PaREP1 family protein, whose amino-acid sequence MVWKLVEEKPLDEADEANLRELAWATGWSVDDVVDDLRNGWGDPLGRVDRYREMFERYYREALELVDRDARQAAEKLWGAVTALVKLHASLKRVFFAWWDHGKLYNYVTHNVEEEHRELFYHLLMTGRELHRYFYEGDLDRDTFINFWNKAVKLLEEAKEVVYRLSAKAVQKE is encoded by the coding sequence TTGGTTTGGAAGCTCGTTGAAGAGAAGCCTCTGGACGAGGCTGATGAGGCTAATTTGAGGGAGTTGGCTTGGGCTACGGGCTGGAGTGTTGATGATGTTGTAGATGATTTGAGGAATGGGTGGGGGGATCCTTTGGGTAGGGTTGATAGGTATAGGGAGATGTTTGAGAGGTACTATAGGGAAGCCTTGGAGCTGGTTGATAGAGATGCTCGGCAGGCGGCTGAAAAGCTTTGGGGCGCTGTGACGGCTCTGGTGAAGCTCCACGCGTCCCTGAAGAGGGTATTTTTTGCGTGGTGGGACCACGGCAAGCTCTACAACTACGTTACCCATAATGTCGAGGAGGAGCATAGGGAACTCTTCTATCATCTTCTGATGACGGGCAGGGAGTTGCATAGATACTTCTATGAAGGGGACCTGGACAGAGATACCTTCATTAATTTCTGGAATAAGGCTGTTAAGCTCCTAGAGGAGGCAAAGGAGGTGGTCTACAGGCTCTCTGCCAAGGCAGTACAAAAAGAGTAA
- a CDS encoding PaREP1 family protein, producing MVAAGRFELVSRLLFEAEEYLAKGDAVQSSEKLYKVAEECVKALSERLGLPEVKEAEVKGRWTVALLERAVRRLADELGVDVQLGWDAASHLHVWGFHEAKLEVEDVKARIPLIKRLVELAEKTCTE from the coding sequence GTGGTTGCTGCTGGGAGGTTTGAGCTGGTTAGTCGTTTGCTTTTCGAGGCTGAGGAGTACCTGGCTAAGGGGGATGCCGTCCAGTCTTCTGAGAAGCTTTACAAGGTTGCTGAGGAGTGCGTTAAAGCGCTGTCTGAGCGATTGGGTCTCCCCGAGGTGAAGGAAGCCGAGGTGAAGGGGAGGTGGACGGTTGCTCTGCTTGAGAGAGCTGTGAGGAGGCTGGCCGACGAGTTGGGCGTAGATGTTCAGCTCGGCTGGGATGCGGCGAGTCACCTGCATGTGTGGGGGTTCCACGAAGCGAAGCTAGAAGTGGAGGATGTGAAGGCGAGGATTCCCCTGATAAAGCGGCTGGTAGAGTTGGCTGAGAAAACTTGTACAGAATGA
- a CDS encoding PaREP1 family protein, which yields MAVNGRTIKEQESFTHPREAGDNAKKNMASKENNTTSPKTGTRKYLELFEKYLVEAEELYKKGYLPQSGEKYWGATAALLNAIAEKRKWPHYSHRDYADIVEKLSEQLKEPLGPLFANTERLHANYYRNFLSPLNFEAHRQQTLKLIGKLRTLLTQEQEAPQ from the coding sequence ATGGCTGTCAATGGTAGAACGATTAAAGAACAAGAGAGTTTTACTCATCCTAGAGAAGCTGGAGATAACGCTAAGAAAAACATGGCGAGCAAGGAGAACAATACAACATCTCCGAAAACTGGAACCAGAAAATATCTAGAGCTCTTCGAAAAGTATCTCGTCGAAGCCGAGGAACTCTACAAGAAGGGCTACCTCCCACAGTCAGGAGAAAAATACTGGGGAGCCACAGCAGCCCTCCTCAACGCCATCGCCGAGAAGAGAAAATGGCCGCATTACAGCCACAGGGACTACGCAGACATTGTGGAGAAGCTCTCCGAACAGCTAAAAGAGCCCCTCGGGCCACTCTTCGCAAACACAGAACGCCTACACGCAAACTACTACCGCAACTTCCTATCCCCACTCAACTTCGAAGCACACAGACAGCAAACCCTCAAACTCATAGGAAAACTGAGAACACTACTCACACAGGAACAAGAAGCCCCACAATAA
- a CDS encoding AbrB/MazE/SpoVT family DNA-binding domain-containing protein, whose product MKEVIVTSDFKVEIPEEVREKLGIKPGDRFMVRIEKGAIILQPIKYREALERLESIADRYLAGPRRINAVRLVEESLDREAGIH is encoded by the coding sequence GTGAAAGAAGTTATAGTGACAAGCGACTTCAAAGTCGAGATACCAGAGGAAGTGAGAGAGAAACTAGGTATCAAGCCTGGAGACCGCTTCATGGTAAGAATAGAAAAAGGAGCAATAATCCTCCAGCCCATCAAATACAGAGAAGCGTTGGAAAGGCTCGAAAGCATAGCCGACCGCTACCTCGCTGGGCCGAGGCGTATAAACGCGGTGAGACTAGTCGAAGAGTCCCTTGACAGGGAAGCAGGTATACATTGA
- a CDS encoding type II toxin-antitoxin system HicA family toxin, with amino-acid sequence MSSKLPILSWREVVKALKKVGFRIVYQKGSHLYLTDGKHKLTVPRHDALKRGTLLAIIYQAGLTKEEFLRLLRD; translated from the coding sequence TTGTCTAGTAAACTCCCAATACTGTCTTGGCGAGAGGTTGTTAAGGCATTAAAGAAGGTTGGTTTTCGAATAGTCTATCAGAAGGGCAGTCACTTATACTTAACAGATGGTAAGCATAAACTCACTGTTCCTAGGCATGATGCCTTAAAGAGGGGCACCCTTCTCGCTATCATATATCAAGCTGGCCTAACAAAGGAGGAGTTCCTGAGGCTTTTAAGGGATTAG
- a CDS encoding PaREP1 family protein, protein MIVLPKRIAEKLRRESEKAGVSEEELVVEALSRMLNEPLDPEARFEVHLKLSEKYLRDAEELLARGDYVQASEKAWGAAAQIVKAVAAKEGRELRSHAELWGYMDELAERAGDVMLRYLWRTANALHQNFYEGWMPPREVELAVRDVKVFVEKLRAIARL, encoded by the coding sequence TTGATTGTTCTGCCTAAGAGGATTGCGGAGAAATTGAGGAGGGAATCAGAGAAGGCTGGCGTTTCCGAGGAGGAATTGGTGGTTGAGGCTTTGTCGAGGATGTTAAATGAGCCGCTCGACCCGGAGGCTAGGTTTGAGGTGCACTTGAAGCTGTCGGAGAAGTATCTGAGGGATGCAGAGGAGTTGCTGGCTAGGGGTGACTATGTGCAGGCATCTGAGAAGGCCTGGGGCGCCGCGGCCCAGATTGTTAAAGCTGTGGCGGCAAAGGAGGGGAGGGAGCTCAGGAGTCATGCTGAGCTGTGGGGTTATATGGATGAGCTGGCCGAGAGGGCGGGGGACGTGATGTTGAGGTATCTTTGGAGGACCGCGAATGCTCTTCACCAGAACTTTTATGAGGGCTGGATGCCGCCTAGGGAGGTTGAGCTCGCGGTGAGGGATGTTAAAGTGTTTGTTGAGAAGCTTAGGGCGATAGCGCGCCTGTAG
- a CDS encoding AbrB/MazE/SpoVT family DNA-binding domain-containing protein: protein MEKAIIKVHKRGIIVIPKRIREMLSIDEGTLLELRVENGKILLEPFDLWGRVWKCCQGSAEEAEEELDREEEKFWAKRE, encoded by the coding sequence ATGGAAAAGGCAATAATCAAGGTACATAAAAGGGGTATCATTGTTATACCGAAGAGAATAAGAGAAATGCTTAGCATCGATGAAGGAACCCTCCTAGAACTAAGGGTCGAAAACGGCAAAATCCTGCTGGAGCCATTTGACCTCTGGGGAAGAGTATGGAAGTGCTGTCAGGGCAGTGCCGAAGAAGCAGAGGAAGAACTGGATAGAGAAGAGGAAAAGTTTTGGGCCAAGAGAGAGTAA
- a CDS encoding AbrB/MazE/SpoVT family DNA-binding domain-containing protein gives MRPKTHVKVTRKGQVTIPLPIRKALGIKEGDILAVWEEDDKVILEKIDLPEPGQPVGREAYEELTRELDKVREAWR, from the coding sequence ATGAGACCCAAGACCCACGTGAAGGTCACACGTAAGGGCCAAGTCACCATCCCCCTGCCAATCCGCAAAGCCCTAGGAATAAAAGAGGGCGACATCCTGGCAGTCTGGGAAGAAGACGACAAAGTAATTCTTGAGAAAATCGATCTCCCAGAACCCGGCCAGCCGGTCGGCCGAGAAGCCTACGAGGAGCTCACAAGGGAGCTGGATAAGGTACGGGAAGCTTGGCGCTAA
- a CDS encoding type II toxin-antitoxin system VapC family toxin has product MTGKQVYIDTNIFIYVATRLPDYYAKCHDVLEALVSGDFEAYGSKLVLFELFGALSKYSVDAAYETSLAYLSLPIKLIEPSLEALELAREIARTARVTYDSLHAALAISSGADTIVTEDLKDWKKIKNKWRQISARYSLKELHVYSPTHGYL; this is encoded by the coding sequence TTGACAGGGAAGCAGGTATACATTGACACAAACATCTTCATTTATGTTGCAACAAGACTCCCAGACTATTACGCGAAGTGTCACGATGTACTCGAAGCTCTCGTCTCAGGAGATTTCGAAGCTTACGGATCAAAACTAGTACTCTTCGAGTTATTTGGAGCTCTCTCCAAATATAGCGTTGATGCAGCATACGAAACTTCACTCGCATATCTTTCACTCCCCATAAAGCTAATAGAACCCTCCCTAGAAGCACTAGAGTTAGCACGAGAAATAGCTCGCACTGCGCGCGTCACATATGATTCCCTACACGCTGCCCTAGCCATATCTTCTGGAGCCGACACCATAGTCACTGAAGACCTAAAAGACTGGAAGAAAATAAAGAACAAATGGAGACAAATATCTGCGAGATACAGCCTAAAAGAACTACACGTATACTCGCCTACCCACGGCTACCTCTAG
- a CDS encoding DUF5678 domain-containing protein yields MSEILVLFDEYDKNWSWFMEHYEELAERFDGEFVAIYQQRVVDHEKDIGSLMKRIRKKYPLGQVLVEFVSKEKLAFII; encoded by the coding sequence TTGTCTGAAATACTGGTATTGTTTGATGAGTATGATAAGAACTGGTCATGGTTTATGGAGCACTATGAAGAGCTTGCCGAAAGGTTTGATGGAGAATTTGTTGCCATATACCAGCAAAGGGTTGTAGACCATGAGAAGGATATTGGCTCTCTGATGAAGAGGATTAGGAAGAAGTACCCTTTAGGCCAAGTCCTTGTGGAGTTTGTTAGTAAAGAGAAATTAGCCTTTATAATCTGA
- a CDS encoding aspartyl protease family protein, with protein sequence MRWAGSGHVGVEAVVRNPFTGRGAPVRALVDAGAMDTVISRKIAGELELPVTGKSVVLTARGSMELDECIGVLEVMGKRRAVPMLVSDEMDFALLGVTTLELLRLEVDPTTGKLKESVAFLL encoded by the coding sequence GTGAGGTGGGCGGGGAGTGGGCACGTAGGGGTTGAGGCTGTTGTTCGGAACCCGTTTACGGGTAGGGGCGCGCCTGTTAGGGCTCTTGTGGATGCGGGGGCTATGGACACTGTTATCTCTAGGAAGATTGCTGGAGAGCTTGAACTTCCTGTGACTGGGAAGAGCGTTGTGTTGACAGCTAGGGGCTCTATGGAGCTTGATGAGTGTATAGGGGTTCTAGAGGTTATGGGTAAGAGGAGGGCAGTGCCTATGTTGGTGTCGGATGAGATGGATTTTGCACTTTTAGGTGTTACAACGCTTGAGTTGCTGCGTCTCGAAGTAGACCCTACTACGGGTAAGCTTAAGGAAAGCGTGGCGTTTCTGCTCTAA
- a CDS encoding PaREP1 family protein, with amino-acid sequence MGVLSLPGAEHHLALALRYLEEGKTLIEKDPVQASEKLYKAAEEAVKMLAISFNMEDILKTVDERGRWTVTELEKAVSRISKKLGDWFSATWDRANYLHVWGFHEAKLDSEAVKERMPDIERMISETRKIIYGNND; translated from the coding sequence ATGGGGGTACTAAGCTTGCCTGGAGCTGAGCACCACCTCGCCCTCGCATTGAGATACCTGGAAGAGGGGAAGACACTAATCGAGAAAGACCCTGTTCAGGCTTCGGAGAAGCTCTACAAGGCCGCCGAGGAAGCCGTCAAGATGCTCGCTATAAGCTTCAACATGGAAGACATCCTCAAAACTGTTGATGAGAGGGGCAGGTGGACAGTTACAGAACTCGAGAAGGCAGTCTCAAGAATATCCAAGAAGCTAGGCGACTGGTTCAGCGCGACATGGGACAGGGCAAACTACCTACACGTCTGGGGTTTCCACGAGGCCAAGCTAGACTCAGAAGCCGTAAAGGAGAGAATGCCAGACATAGAAAGGATGATCTCTGAAACAAGGAAAATCATTTATGGCAACAACGACTAA